One Ailuropoda melanoleuca isolate Jingjing chromosome 14, ASM200744v2, whole genome shotgun sequence DNA segment encodes these proteins:
- the PLEKHH1 gene encoding pleckstrin homology domain-containing family H member 1 isoform X2, with amino-acid sequence MAELKVEARAGVDWQKRCLALETQLFRFRLQASKIRELLADKMQELEQRLLEAEQRAENAETQVGVMEEKVKLSNLKNVDSSGSLHQKYQELLKAMQGKDELIGQLEAQLEKQKQMRAEEAKGVQEKAAKIKEWVTLKLAELEMENQHLKSSNEQLVEQVGALQDALAALQMAPSGKLLMNPQEAPEQDSAPLGSGTQPIGQDSGPHAQGALKAAMPSPSLGALQSKDSGPKAGLSLEESSSIVVHPGERVEAKTLPPPLRREGSPRRPCMKLSIHRHGSASWGEGLVTAQGGALPGTKNSAREGSPGCSLTLPKVRVPSTPRDSIQLAKRHHSQPQVGPGCFNHVVSIEMGTLSALHPSSLPEAEARAGPREAPESMEVEEPPPAGKKEERESPKARRAEWEEVELGSKPPTPPLHRFPSWESRIYAVATAGMRLSDASPRTNAACCASSPPALASPGLVYKNVTVPVYTALKGRATQISTVPFVDESSGSDDDCSSQASFRTSVPCCEPRKTSGLGSPRAIKRGVSMSSLSSEGDYAIPPDACSLDGDYSEPEHKLQRTSAFSGEGPGLGGESLEKSGYLLKMGSRVKTWKRRWFVLRQGQIMYYKSPSDVIRKPQGQVELNSCCQIVQGEGAQTFQLISEKKTYYLTADSPGLLEEWVRVLQSLLKVQAVGPPALPRGGTKPAVKGWLTKVKHGHSKLVWCALVGRTFYYYRSHEDKRPLGHLPVRDARIEEVDRSCDSDEDYEAGGSRRLLSSHCTLVIHPPEHSPTYLLIGTKHEKDTWLYHLTVAAGDSSARVGTAYEQLIGKLMDGEGDPDSPLWRHPMLCYSKDGLYTSLTTLPSEALQTEAVKLFKSCQLFINVPVEAASVDYHVSLAQAALQVCLAHPELQSEIYCQLMKQTSCRPPQKCSLVQCWQLLALCAPLFLPQHHFLWYVKQQLQRHADPRNETGQYATYCQRAVERTLQTGEREARPSRMEVVSILLRNPFHHSSPFSIPVHFTNGSYQVVGFDGSSTVDEFLQRLNQETGMRKSSHSGFALFTDDPSGRDLEHCLQGSIKICDAISKWEQALKELHSGKAEGGTRVVKLMYKNRLYFRSQVKGETERERLLLASQTSGEIVAGRFPVNKELALEMAALMAQVEYGDLERPSPPGPGSTTPAKVQHHLQQVLDRFYPRRYRHGAPPEQLRHLADLLTTKWTALQGCSPPECIRIYLTVARKWPFFGAKLFAAQPAQMSSKESTLVWIAVNEDGVSILDHNTMQVHVTYPYSSVMTFGGCWDDFMLVIRSIPDQSSGKGHIEKLLFRMAAPKIAEATFIMASYMNHCSTTVNPPTNPPAAHRLWELDGQKFFASVPCAARGPTLL; translated from the exons ATGGCGGAACTCAAGGTGGAGGCCCGCGCAGGCGTAGACTGGCAGAAGCGCTGCCTGGCCCTGGAAACCCAGCTTTTCCGGTTCCGCCTGCAGGCCAGCAAGATCAGGGAGCTGTTGGCCGACAAG ATGCAGGAGCTGGAGCAGAGGCTGctggaggcagagcagagggcagagaaTGCGGAGACCCAG GTGGGTGTGATGGAGGAGAAGGTGAAACTGTCCAATCTGAAGAATGTGGACTCATCAGGCAGCCTGCACCAGAAGTACCAAGAATTGCTGAAAGCCATGCAAGGCAAAGATGAGCTCATCGGCCAGCTGGAGGCACAGCTGGAGAAGCAG AAGCAGATGAGAGCTGAAGAAGCAAAAGGTGTCCAGGAAAAAGCTGCAAAGATCAAAGAATGGGTGACCCTGAAGTTAGCAGAG CTTGAGATGGAGAATCAGCACCTGAAGAGCAGTAATGAGCAGCTGGTGGAGCAGGTGGGAGCCCTCCAAGACGCTCTAGCAG CTCTTCAGATGGCACCTTCCGGGAAGCTGCTGATGAACCCCCAGGAAGCCCCAGAGCAGGATTCTGCCCCTTTGGGGTCAGGGACGCAGCCAATAGGGCAGGACAGTGGTCCCCATGCCCAAGGTGCCCTGAAGGCAGCTATGCCTTCACCTTCCCTGGGTGCTCTGCAGAGCAAGGACTCTGGTCCTAAAGCAGGACTTTCCCTGGAGGAGTCTAGTTCCATCGTGGTCCATCCTGGGGAAAGAGTGGAGGCCAAgaccctcccacctcctctcagaAGAGAGGGCTCTCCTCGCCGGCCGTGCATGAAGCTTAGCATCCACAGACATGGTTCGGCTTCCTGGGGGGAGGGCCTGGTCACCGCTCAGGGAGGGGCACTCCCTGGGACAAAGAACTCTGCCAGGGAAGGTAGCCCGGGCTGCAGCCTGACCCTCCCAAAGGTGCGGGTCCCCAGCACCCCCCGGGACAGCATCCAGCTGGCCAAGCGGCACCACAGTCAGCCCCAGGTGGGCCCTGGATGCTTCAACCACGTGGTGAGCATCGAGATGGGGACCCTGTCAGCCCTCCATCCCTCCAGCCTTCCTGAGGCCGAGGCCCGAGCCGGGCCCCGGGAGGCACCGGAGAGCATGGAGGTGGAGGAGCCACCCCCAGcgggaaagaaggaggaaagagagagcccGAAGGCCCGAAGAGCCGAGTGGGAGGAAGTGGAATTGGGCAGCAAACCCCCCACGCCCCCCCTGCACCGGTTTCCATCCTGG GAGAGCCGGATCTATGCTGTGGCTACAGCTGGCATGCGGCTCTCGGATGCATCTCCCAGAACGAATGCCGCCTGCTGCG cttCAAGCCCTCCTGCCCTTGCGTCCCCTGGCCTTGTCTACAAGAATGTCACCGTGCCTGTCTACACAGCCCTGAAGGGG AGAGCCACGCAGATCAGCACCGTGCCTTTTGTGGACGAATCCTCTGGGTCCGATGATGACTGCAGCTCTCAGGCGAGTTTTCGAACCTCAGTCCCCTGCTGTGAGCCCAGGAAGACCAGCGGACTGGGCAGCCCCCGGGCCATAAAGAGAG GCGTGTCCATGTCCTCACTGAGCTCCGAGGGTGACTACGCCATCCCCCCAGACGCCTGCTCGCTGGATGGCGACTACTCAGAACCAGAGCACAAACTGCAGCGCACGTCAGCCTTCTCCGGCgaggggccaggcctgggcgGG GAGTCACTGGAGAAGTCGGGCTACCTGCTAAAAATGGGGAGCCGGGTAAAGACGTGGAAGAGGCGCTGGTTTGTCCTGAGACAGGGACAGATTATGTACTACAAGTCCCCG AGCGATGTCATCCGGAAACCTCAGGGTCAAGTGGAACTGAATTCCTGTTGCCAAATTGTTCAAGGAGAGGGTGCACAGACATTCCAG CTTATCTCTGAGAAGAAAACCTATTACCTGACGGCGGACTCACCGGGCCTGCTGGAGGAGTGGGTCCGAGTACTGCAGAGCCTGCTGAAGGTCCAGGCCGTGGGGCCTCCAGCCCTGCCACGGGGTGGCACCAAGCCCGCTGTGAAGGGCTGGCTGACCAAG GTAAAACATGGCCATTCCAAGCTGGTCTGGTGTGCTCTTGTTGGGAGAACTTTCTATTACTATCGAAGTCATGAGGACAAG CGACCCCTGGGCCATCTGCCTGTGCGGGATGCGCGCATAGAGGAAGTAGATCGATCCTGTGACTCAGACGAGGACTATGAGGCTGGAGGAAGCAGGCGGTTGCTCTCCTCCCACTGCACCCTGGTGATCCACCCCCCAGAGCACAGCCCCACCTACCTCCTCATTGGCACCAAGCATGAAAAG GACACATGGCTGTACCACCTCACGGTGGCTGCAGGGGACAGCAGTGCCAGGGTTGGCACTGCCTATGAGCAGCTCATTGGAAAACTGATGGACGGGGAGGGAGACCCAG ATTCCCCTCTCTGGAGGCACCCCATGCTGTGTTACAGCAAAGACGGGCTATACACCTCCCTCACCACGCTGCCCTCGGAGGCCCTGCAGACGGAGGCTGTCAAGCTCTTCAAG TCCTGCCAGCTCTTCATCAACGTGCCTGTGGAAGCAGCCTCAGTGGACTACCACGTGTCTCTGGCCCAGGCGGCCCTGCAGGTCTGCCTGGCCCACCCCGAGCTGCAGAGCGAGATCTACTGCCAGCTCATGAAGCAGACCAGCTGCCGCCCACCTCAGAAGTGCTCCCTCGTGCAG TGCTGGCAGCTCCTGGCTCTGTGTGCCCCACTCTTCCTGCCTCAGCACCACTTCCTCTGGTACGTCAAACAGCAGCTCCAGCGCCACGCAGATCCCAG AAATGAAACTGGCCAGTATGCCACCTACTGCCAGCGGGCCGTGGAGCGGACGCTGCAGACTGGGGAGCGGGAAGCCAGGCCATCCCGCATGGAAGTGGTGTCCATCCTGCTACGCAACCCCTTCCACCACTCCTCGCCCTTCAGCATCCCCGTGCACTTCACCAATGGGTCTTACCAG GTGGTCGGTTTTGATGGCTCCTCCACAGTTGATGAGTTCCTCCAGCGTCTGAACCAAGAGACAGGCATGAGGAAGTCCTCCCACTCTGGCTTTGCCCTCTTCACAGATGATCCTTCCGGCAGGGACCTGGAACACTGCCTACAGGGGAGCATCAAG ATCTGTGATGCCATCTCCAAGTGGGAGCAAGCCTTGAAGGAGCTGCACTCTGGCAAGGCTGAGGGTGGCACACGTGTTGTGAAGCTGATGTACAAGAACAG GCTGTACTTTCGGAGTCAAGTGAAAGGGGAGACGGAGCGGGAGCGGTTGCTGCTCGCCTCCCAGACTAGCGGGGAGATAGTGGCAGGGAGGTTTCCTGTCAACAAGGAGCTGGCTCTTGAGATGGCTGCATTGATGGCCCAG GTAGAATATGGGGACTTAGAGAGGCCCAGCCCACCAGGCCCTGGGAGCACAACCCCTGCCAAGGTTCAGCATCACCTCCAGCAGGTCCTAGACAGGTTCTACCCGAGGCGCTACAGACACGGGGCACCTCCTGAACAGCTGAG GCACCTGGCAGATCTGCTGACCACAAAGTGGACAGCCCTGCAAGGCTGCTCCCCTCCTGAGTGCATCCGCATCTACCTGACAGTGGCCCGGAAATGGCCTTTCTTTGGTGCTAAGCTCTTTGCTGCTCAG
- the PLEKHH1 gene encoding pleckstrin homology domain-containing family H member 1 isoform X3: protein MAELKVEARAGVDWQKRCLALETQLFRFRLQASKIRELLADKMQELEQRLLEAEQRAENAETQVGVMEEKVKLSNLKNVDSSGSLHQKYQELLKAMQGKDELIGQLEAQLEKQKQMRAEEAKGVQEKAAKIKEWVTLKLAELEMENQHLKSSNEQLVEQVGALQDALAALQMAPSGKLLMNPQEAPEQDSAPLGSGTQPIGQDSGPHAQGALKAAMPSPSLGALQSKDSGPKAGLSLEESSSIVVHPGERVEAKTLPPPLRREGSPRRPCMKLSIHRHGSASWGEGLVTAQGGALPGTKNSAREGSPGCSLTLPKVRVPSTPRDSIQLAKRHHSQPQVGPGCFNHVVSIEMGTLSALHPSSLPEAEARAGPREAPESMEVEEPPPAGKKEERESPKARRAEWEEVELGSKPPTPPLHRFPSWESRIYAVATAGMRLSDASPRTNAACCASSPPALASPGLVYKNVTVPVYTALKGRATQISTVPFVDESSGSDDDCSSQASFRTSVPCCEPRKTSGLGSPRAIKRAGVSMSSLSSEGDYAIPPDACSLDGDYSEPEHKLQRTSAFSGEGPGLGGESLEKSGYLLKMGSRVKTWKRRWFVLRQGQIMYYKSPSDVIRKPQGQVELNSCCQIVQGEGAQTFQLISEKKTYYLTADSPGLLEEWVRVLQSLLKVQAVGPPALPRGGTKPAVKGWLTKVKHGHSKLVWCALVGRTFYYYRSHEDKRPLGHLPVRDARIEEVDRSCDSDEDYEAGGSRRLLSSHCTLVIHPPEHSPTYLLIGTKHEKDTWLYHLTVAAGDSSARVGTAYEQLIGKLMDGEGDPDSPLWRHPMLCYSKDGLYTSLTTLPSEALQTEAVKLFKAALQVCLAHPELQSEIYCQLMKQTSCRPPQKCSLVQCWQLLALCAPLFLPQHHFLWYVKQQLQRHADPRNETGQYATYCQRAVERTLQTGEREARPSRMEVVSILLRNPFHHSSPFSIPVHFTNGSYQVVGFDGSSTVDEFLQRLNQETGMRKSSHSGFALFTDDPSGRDLEHCLQGSIKICDAISKWEQALKELHSGKAEGGTRVVKLMYKNRLYFRSQVKGETERERLLLASQTSGEIVAGRFPVNKELALEMAALMAQVEYGDLERPSPPGPGSTTPAKVQHHLQQVLDRFYPRRYRHGAPPEQLRHLADLLTTKWTALQGCSPPECIRIYLTVARKWPFFGAKLFAAQPAQMSSKESTLVWIAVNEDGVSILDHNTMQVHVTYPYSSVMTFGGCWDDFMLVIRSIPDQSSGKGHIEKLLFRMAAPKIAEATFIMASYMNHCSTTVNPPTNPPAAHRLWELDGQKFFASVPCAARGPTLL, encoded by the exons ATGGCGGAACTCAAGGTGGAGGCCCGCGCAGGCGTAGACTGGCAGAAGCGCTGCCTGGCCCTGGAAACCCAGCTTTTCCGGTTCCGCCTGCAGGCCAGCAAGATCAGGGAGCTGTTGGCCGACAAG ATGCAGGAGCTGGAGCAGAGGCTGctggaggcagagcagagggcagagaaTGCGGAGACCCAG GTGGGTGTGATGGAGGAGAAGGTGAAACTGTCCAATCTGAAGAATGTGGACTCATCAGGCAGCCTGCACCAGAAGTACCAAGAATTGCTGAAAGCCATGCAAGGCAAAGATGAGCTCATCGGCCAGCTGGAGGCACAGCTGGAGAAGCAG AAGCAGATGAGAGCTGAAGAAGCAAAAGGTGTCCAGGAAAAAGCTGCAAAGATCAAAGAATGGGTGACCCTGAAGTTAGCAGAG CTTGAGATGGAGAATCAGCACCTGAAGAGCAGTAATGAGCAGCTGGTGGAGCAGGTGGGAGCCCTCCAAGACGCTCTAGCAG CTCTTCAGATGGCACCTTCCGGGAAGCTGCTGATGAACCCCCAGGAAGCCCCAGAGCAGGATTCTGCCCCTTTGGGGTCAGGGACGCAGCCAATAGGGCAGGACAGTGGTCCCCATGCCCAAGGTGCCCTGAAGGCAGCTATGCCTTCACCTTCCCTGGGTGCTCTGCAGAGCAAGGACTCTGGTCCTAAAGCAGGACTTTCCCTGGAGGAGTCTAGTTCCATCGTGGTCCATCCTGGGGAAAGAGTGGAGGCCAAgaccctcccacctcctctcagaAGAGAGGGCTCTCCTCGCCGGCCGTGCATGAAGCTTAGCATCCACAGACATGGTTCGGCTTCCTGGGGGGAGGGCCTGGTCACCGCTCAGGGAGGGGCACTCCCTGGGACAAAGAACTCTGCCAGGGAAGGTAGCCCGGGCTGCAGCCTGACCCTCCCAAAGGTGCGGGTCCCCAGCACCCCCCGGGACAGCATCCAGCTGGCCAAGCGGCACCACAGTCAGCCCCAGGTGGGCCCTGGATGCTTCAACCACGTGGTGAGCATCGAGATGGGGACCCTGTCAGCCCTCCATCCCTCCAGCCTTCCTGAGGCCGAGGCCCGAGCCGGGCCCCGGGAGGCACCGGAGAGCATGGAGGTGGAGGAGCCACCCCCAGcgggaaagaaggaggaaagagagagcccGAAGGCCCGAAGAGCCGAGTGGGAGGAAGTGGAATTGGGCAGCAAACCCCCCACGCCCCCCCTGCACCGGTTTCCATCCTGG GAGAGCCGGATCTATGCTGTGGCTACAGCTGGCATGCGGCTCTCGGATGCATCTCCCAGAACGAATGCCGCCTGCTGCG cttCAAGCCCTCCTGCCCTTGCGTCCCCTGGCCTTGTCTACAAGAATGTCACCGTGCCTGTCTACACAGCCCTGAAGGGG AGAGCCACGCAGATCAGCACCGTGCCTTTTGTGGACGAATCCTCTGGGTCCGATGATGACTGCAGCTCTCAGGCGAGTTTTCGAACCTCAGTCCCCTGCTGTGAGCCCAGGAAGACCAGCGGACTGGGCAGCCCCCGGGCCATAAAGAGAG CAGGCGTGTCCATGTCCTCACTGAGCTCCGAGGGTGACTACGCCATCCCCCCAGACGCCTGCTCGCTGGATGGCGACTACTCAGAACCAGAGCACAAACTGCAGCGCACGTCAGCCTTCTCCGGCgaggggccaggcctgggcgGG GAGTCACTGGAGAAGTCGGGCTACCTGCTAAAAATGGGGAGCCGGGTAAAGACGTGGAAGAGGCGCTGGTTTGTCCTGAGACAGGGACAGATTATGTACTACAAGTCCCCG AGCGATGTCATCCGGAAACCTCAGGGTCAAGTGGAACTGAATTCCTGTTGCCAAATTGTTCAAGGAGAGGGTGCACAGACATTCCAG CTTATCTCTGAGAAGAAAACCTATTACCTGACGGCGGACTCACCGGGCCTGCTGGAGGAGTGGGTCCGAGTACTGCAGAGCCTGCTGAAGGTCCAGGCCGTGGGGCCTCCAGCCCTGCCACGGGGTGGCACCAAGCCCGCTGTGAAGGGCTGGCTGACCAAG GTAAAACATGGCCATTCCAAGCTGGTCTGGTGTGCTCTTGTTGGGAGAACTTTCTATTACTATCGAAGTCATGAGGACAAG CGACCCCTGGGCCATCTGCCTGTGCGGGATGCGCGCATAGAGGAAGTAGATCGATCCTGTGACTCAGACGAGGACTATGAGGCTGGAGGAAGCAGGCGGTTGCTCTCCTCCCACTGCACCCTGGTGATCCACCCCCCAGAGCACAGCCCCACCTACCTCCTCATTGGCACCAAGCATGAAAAG GACACATGGCTGTACCACCTCACGGTGGCTGCAGGGGACAGCAGTGCCAGGGTTGGCACTGCCTATGAGCAGCTCATTGGAAAACTGATGGACGGGGAGGGAGACCCAG ATTCCCCTCTCTGGAGGCACCCCATGCTGTGTTACAGCAAAGACGGGCTATACACCTCCCTCACCACGCTGCCCTCGGAGGCCCTGCAGACGGAGGCTGTCAAGCTCTTCAAG GCGGCCCTGCAGGTCTGCCTGGCCCACCCCGAGCTGCAGAGCGAGATCTACTGCCAGCTCATGAAGCAGACCAGCTGCCGCCCACCTCAGAAGTGCTCCCTCGTGCAG TGCTGGCAGCTCCTGGCTCTGTGTGCCCCACTCTTCCTGCCTCAGCACCACTTCCTCTGGTACGTCAAACAGCAGCTCCAGCGCCACGCAGATCCCAG AAATGAAACTGGCCAGTATGCCACCTACTGCCAGCGGGCCGTGGAGCGGACGCTGCAGACTGGGGAGCGGGAAGCCAGGCCATCCCGCATGGAAGTGGTGTCCATCCTGCTACGCAACCCCTTCCACCACTCCTCGCCCTTCAGCATCCCCGTGCACTTCACCAATGGGTCTTACCAG GTGGTCGGTTTTGATGGCTCCTCCACAGTTGATGAGTTCCTCCAGCGTCTGAACCAAGAGACAGGCATGAGGAAGTCCTCCCACTCTGGCTTTGCCCTCTTCACAGATGATCCTTCCGGCAGGGACCTGGAACACTGCCTACAGGGGAGCATCAAG ATCTGTGATGCCATCTCCAAGTGGGAGCAAGCCTTGAAGGAGCTGCACTCTGGCAAGGCTGAGGGTGGCACACGTGTTGTGAAGCTGATGTACAAGAACAG GCTGTACTTTCGGAGTCAAGTGAAAGGGGAGACGGAGCGGGAGCGGTTGCTGCTCGCCTCCCAGACTAGCGGGGAGATAGTGGCAGGGAGGTTTCCTGTCAACAAGGAGCTGGCTCTTGAGATGGCTGCATTGATGGCCCAG GTAGAATATGGGGACTTAGAGAGGCCCAGCCCACCAGGCCCTGGGAGCACAACCCCTGCCAAGGTTCAGCATCACCTCCAGCAGGTCCTAGACAGGTTCTACCCGAGGCGCTACAGACACGGGGCACCTCCTGAACAGCTGAG GCACCTGGCAGATCTGCTGACCACAAAGTGGACAGCCCTGCAAGGCTGCTCCCCTCCTGAGTGCATCCGCATCTACCTGACAGTGGCCCGGAAATGGCCTTTCTTTGGTGCTAAGCTCTTTGCTGCTCAG